The Pelmatolapia mariae isolate MD_Pm_ZW linkage group LG9, Pm_UMD_F_2, whole genome shotgun sequence genome has a segment encoding these proteins:
- the LOC134634589 gene encoding zinc finger protein 85-like: MTSTQKDQHGARSQRSPEADKPHRRKGEKKYNCEECGKDFTGAGHLKTHQRIHSGVRPYICDVCGKSFTQAGSLKTHKLIHSGIKAYSCELCGKSFSQPQGLKSHQLIHSGIKAYSCELCGKSYKTVGHLNRHQVIHSGFKPYSCDQCGKTFARSKNLQLHQVTHTGIKAYSCDICGKTFRWLLSRNNHLCIHTKNDVYCCDQCGKVFVVYKELKQHMFTHTEERPYKCDLCEKAFKEPRSLKAHQQIHTRKKLYKCSYCEKQSDTDGSSSQPCHHCGGGKGFHCDLCGKTFSQQWCLTLHQRRHTGDKMNYCKECGRGFPTPSTLKIHELIHSGVKKHICDQCGSSFTTAGHLKQHKRVHTGEKPYKCRHCDRSFSQSSNRNLHERRHMEENISCDQCDKTFKSLSSYSEHKQSHTVNTVLQLPMCTSIHFIICSVQTSTSSEPEVTGSQ, encoded by the exons atgacttcaacacaaaag gaccaacatggagcgagaagtcagcgctctccggaggccgacaaacctcacagaagaaagggagagaaaaaatacaactgtgaggagtgtgggaaggattttactggggctggacacttaaaaacacaccaacgtATTCATAGTGGAGTTAGACCGTACATCTGTGACGTGTGTGGAAAATCTTTTACTCAGGCTGgaagtttaaaaacacacaaactcatccacagtggaattaaagcatacagctgtgagctgtgtggaaagtctttttcccaACCTCAAGGCTTAAAATCacatcagctcatccacagtggaattaaagcatacagctgtgagcTGTGTGGAAAGTCTTATAAGACGGTTGGACACTTAAACAGACAccaagtcatccacagtggatttaaaccatacagctgtgatcagtgtggcaaaaCTTTTGCTCGCAGTAAGAACTTACAACTTCATCAAGTTACCCACActggaattaaggcgtacagctgtgacatttgtggaaaaaccttTAGGTGGCTGCTCAGTCGAAATAATCACCTATGCATTCACACCAAAAATGATGTttactgctgtgatcagtgtggcaaagtgtttgtGGTAtacaaagaattaaagcagcacatgtttacccacactgaggagagaccttataaatgtgacctgtgtgaaaAGGCTTTTAAAGAGCCACGTTCCCTGAAAGCACatcaacagatccacaccagaaagaaactctacaagtgcagttactgtgag aagcagagcgacacagatggatccagttctcaaccctgtcatcactgtggtggtgggaaagggTTTCactgtgacctttgtggaaaaactttcagtcagCAGTGGTGCCTAACAttacatcaacgtagacacactggagataaaatgaactactgcaaagaatgtggtaGAGGCTTCCCCACACcaagtacattaaaaatacatgagcttattcacagtggggttaaaaagcacatctgtgaccagtgtgggtcatccttcaccactgcaggTCATCTCAAACAGCATAAACGCGtgcacacaggagagaaaccatacaagtgtaGACACTGTGACAGAAGCTTCTCACAATCAAGTAATCGTAACCTTCATGAACGTAGACACATGGAAGAGAAcatcagctgtgaccagtgtgacaagaccTTCAAGagtctcagttcatactccgaaCACAAACAATCCCACACTGTAAATACAGTTTTACAGTTACCAATGTGCACAAGCATTCACTTCATTAtttgctctgtgcaaacatcaacATCAAGCGAACCTGAAGTCACTGGATCACAATGA